One Helianthus annuus cultivar XRQ/B chromosome 12, HanXRQr2.0-SUNRISE, whole genome shotgun sequence genomic region harbors:
- the LOC110893538 gene encoding protein FAR1-RELATED SEQUENCE 5-like, translating to MGMIFDSPDDAYDFYNRYAFLHGFGIRISSFFKNKTTNEPYRRKFVCNKEGFKDMKCNSSNGNVKKRRRELRTGCEAYIRISKNKEGKWFVDRFNDSHNHELTVTPTKVMKHRSHGKFHRSMACKALVSELGQSGLKPCQIKKVVNTMKDSNENDVSSKQCADILADQRKQYKGEDPNLYFVVDLFDDGSPRNIFWADGRSRDSYVKFGDVVVFDVTYMTNKFKMPFAPFVGVNHHGQSILFGGALLENEKQDTFEWLFQNFLKCMFDKYPSAIITDQDKAIGNAVKSVFPKSRHRYCSWHIKKHEIEHLRALKASCSDFQELHKQWVKSNTVEEFETRWELLREKYNFESGDWITEMYNQRKYWAKAYLKDCFFAGMTSSGRSESIHSFFDGFVNSKTMLNEFVSQYDKAVETRRAAEEDEDFKTMNSKPILSSINLIEAKASSRYTRKLFDVFKKEWTEATLNLTHEKISKNSEEIKYKVGQLDVDKTYWRNVNFHLSEKIDVTCSCAKFETYGILCKHILYILKKRHVETLPDHYILPRWTLDARYKSDNCTIGLEDIQSENEVSALSLWCVQSTFRKAVEQARDSPCEIKKLNTILLKFLEEQSIRTKPKHSETNQQDSNAGSSQVNLMPQISIRDPVVHTNTKVRPRSATRIKSSLEAPKKRNCSYCKKPGHYISGCQKKKADEAALQENKG from the exons TTTTTGATTCTCCCGATGATGCATATGATTTCTACAATCGCTATGCGTTTTTACATGGATTTGGAATACGTATATCTTCGTTTTTTAAAAATAAGACCACAAACGAGCCTTATCGAAGGAAATTTGTGTGTAACAAAGAGGGTTTTAAAGACATGAAGTGCAATAGTTCTAATGGAAATGTTAAGAAACGCCGTAGAGAATTAAGGACCGGATGTGAAGCATATATTCGGATTTCAAAAAATAAAGAAGGGAAATGGTTTGTGGATAGATTTAACGACTCACATAATCATGAGTTAACTGTTACTCCTACCAAAGTAATGAAACATCGGTCCCATGGAAAGTTTCACCGCTCAATGGCATGCAAAGCCCTAGTGTCGGAACTTGGTCAATCCGGGTTGAAACCTTGTCAAATCAAGAAGGTTGTAAATACCATGAAAGATTCAAATGAAAATGATGTCTCATCAAAGCAATGTGCAGATATCTTAGCAGATCAGCGGAAACAATATAAAG GGGAAGACCCTAATCTTTATTTTGTTGTGGATTTATTTGACGATGGGTCTCCAAGAAATATTTTCTGGGCTGACGGGAGATCAAGAGACTCGTATGTAAAATTTGGGGACGTTGTTGTGTTTGATGTCACATATATGACCAACAAATTTAAGATGCCATTTGCTCCTTTTGTCGGGGTGAATCATCATGGTCAATCCATACTTTTTGGTGGTGCACTATTAGAAAATGAGAAACAAGATACTTTTGAATGGTTATTTCAAAATTTCCTAAAATGCATGTTTGACAAGTATCCATCGGCAATAATTACCGATCAAGATAAAGCTATTGGCAATGCAGTTAAAAGTGTTTTTCCAAAAAGTCGACATCGATATTGTTCATGGCATATTAAGAAACATGAGATTGAACATCTTCGAGCACTTAAAGCAAGTTGTAGTGACTTTCAAGAATTACACAAACAATGGGTAAAGAGTAATACGGTTGAGGAGTTTGAAACTCGATGGGAATTGTTACGTGAAAAATATAATTTTGAAAGTGGCGATTGGATAACGGAGATGTATAACCAACGTAAATATTGGGCTAAAGCCTACTTGAAGGATTGTTTTTTTGCTGGCATGACATCAAGTGGAAGAAGCGAGAGTATTCATTCATTTTTTGATGGATTTGTGAACTCAAAGACCATGTTGAATGAGTTCGTAAGCCAGTATGATAAAGCTGTTGAGACTCGAAGGGCTGCCGAAGAAGATGAAGACTTCAAGACTATGAACTCCAAGCCAATTCTTTCTTCTATTAATTTGATAGAGGCAAAAGCAAGTTCACGTTACACTAGGAAGCTCTTTGATGTATTCAAAAAAGAATGGACCGAAGCTACCTTGAACTTGACTCATGAGAAAATAAGCAAGAATTCAGAAGAAATCAAATATAAGGTTGGACAATTGGATGTTGATAAAACATATTGGAGAAATGTTAACTTCCATCTTTCTGAAAAGATAGATGTCACATGTTCATGCGCAAAGTTTGAAACATATGGGATATTATGCAAACATATATTATATATCTTGAAGAAAAGACATGTTGAAACCCTTCCTGATCATTATATTTTACCTAGGTGGACACTTGATGCTAGGTATAAGTCGGATAATTGCACTATTGGGCTTGAAGACATACAAAGTGAAAATGAAGTCAGCGCGCTATCTTTATGGTGTGTTCAATCAACTTTTAGAAAAGCGGTTGAACAAGCAAGAGACTCCCCGTGTGAGATAAAGAAACTAAATACCATCTTGTTAAAGTTTTTAGAAGAGCAAAGTATTCGAACAAAGCCGAAACACTCTGAGACTAATCAACAAGATTCTAATGCGGGAAGTTCGCAAGTAAACTTGATGCCTCAAATTTCTATTCGGGATCCAGTAGTTCATACTAATACTAAAGTTCGTCCTAGAAGTGCAACTAGAATCAAATCTTCTCTAGAAGCGCCAAAAAAGAGAAATTGTTCTTACTGCAAGAAACCTGGCCATTACATTAGTGGGTGTCAAAAAAAGAAG GCAGATGAGGCGGCATTGCAAGAAAACAAAGGATGA
- the LOC110895938 gene encoding histone H2A.6 — protein MAGRGKTLGSGAAKKATSRSSKASLQFPVGDIARFLKASKYTERVGAGAPVYLAAVLEYLAAEVLELAGNAARDNKKTRIVSRHIHLAVRNDEELSKLLGDFMIANGAVMPNIHNLLLPKRERSW, from the exons ATGGCCGGAAGAGGCAAAACCCTAGGTTCTGGAGCCGCCAAGAAGGCCACTTCTCGAAGCAGCAAAGCCAGTCTTCAGTTTCCGGTCGGCGATATCGCCCGGTTCTTGAAAGCCAGTAAATACACCGAACGTGTGGGTGCCGGAGCTCCGGTTTATCTCGCTGCCGTTCTTGAATACCTCGCCGCAGAA GTGCTAGAATTGGCGGGGAATGCTGCAAGGGATAACAAGAAGACTAGAATTGTGTCGCGACATATTCACTTGGCGGTGAGGAATGATGAGGAGTTGAGTAAGCTTCTTGGGGATTTTATGATTGCTAATGGTGCTGTTATGCCGAATATTCATAACCTTTTGTTGCCCAAGAGAGAGAGAAGTTGGTGA